A single region of the Podospora pseudopauciseta strain CBS 411.78 chromosome 1, whole genome shotgun sequence genome encodes:
- the EFR3 gene encoding plasma membrane localization protein (COG:S; EggNog:ENOG503NXMZ) has translation MNTIQQKCRPKHQVLVLKCYPRTAKGAVDVKPNSSELSYLLFYAQSRRSKIQKVGSFLEKKTASDVYRLRIGNVQVTLGILTALIEKTPKDLPLFASCVLNILDQILKSNDITMVESSLPTFEAFCEHHDPTSLLGDQAYLRQYLSIVQRYASLASTRAIPGKLEPSKPLALRWRNSGLEAIKSVASSEALSSVTTQQYSVAIPMVLENLWTDNEDFLDILHQRAEMDDKIGGSPLLRRRTSIATVQTAGTDGEPNPIALAGTAVDADKLAEEDIGVLAMQCLKEIFVAPNRPQIHAATLAVLKFIEERVSQREPVVRTDMHGKDSGWAIKIFLLAARWTPVADRFTILITAMDILASYPLTDETLEQHIVMAAIIGALLRSDINLIGLSVMDILLQFIAHIRRLVQMPGDPNSMRSEPLKPGMPDPRSPATLEFAEKLDRAAAERKNLLLRLQECIGDLATHVYYADQISDMIAAILAKLKPARSNSISGSPQGEKADGTPGSSANTLADEQHIDSLFALTVAKIAALRAIKSILLVANPRSKMSGNVGLSRNHVPVSTWDGTQWLLRDPDGLVRKAYADALVTWLDRETTSADGKVRDETARSAVKNRDAQAASLARRAVSSASAREKPVKTPRSQFLQLIHLAIYDNAVQYVDYETDMVLLHVLLAKLVIRLGINSVRYGLPMIFRLQEDIQDAETPIQKVRIGSLVHGYLWILTEKFEFDGVPVGRAIHNEIVRRRSKNFWVEGVNVPVPVMELVGTPGMARPQPRLPLKEIESEALLPFDERDALVDAVCAGYQTLTTSPPTSPAASPGRSFTHPMLSVNLNAIPTIETENRVPDHVREQMHNEWSRDIVLAAVQNTSKSASLAGSRTTGTRNGTGGGLAINGNGLRPDRMSPHGSKTNLRPSTSPAGLRKSSLRSGHSPARTNTTDGKEQVTSVEQLKLVLSGHLQPPSTSHGAGFQPQHDDSSSDSLVSYDLTPSELSFNPPVAGEMETVPEGAGLELDKVPTYHERKSSLPGGPLSSHPTHEENEDQDGRVPPVPKIPEGVPGVRVYKTSAHDFATLPRPSTSKRSLKSRSGGQDRSLSSSWMSAEDKLPVMDLQALLKGIDSHGGDQHLGGITKPPY, from the exons ATGAATACCATCCAGCAAAAGTGTCGGCCGAAGCATCAGGTCCTCGTCTTGAAGTGCTACCCGCGAACAGCCAAGGGAGCTGTTGACGTCAAGCCCAACTCGAGCGAGCTCAGTTACCTGCTATTCTATGCCCAATCACGGCGCTCCAAGATCCAGAAAGTTGGCAGCTTTCTGGAGAAGAAAACAGCCAGCGACGTATACCGGCTGAGGATAGG AAATGTCCAAGTGACGCTCGGCATCCTCACGGCCTTGATCGAAAAGACGCCCAAGGATCTTCCCCTGTTTGCGTCATGCGTTctcaacatcctcgaccAAATCCTCAAGTCCAATGATATCACCATGGTCGAGTCGTCCCTCCCCACGTTTGAGGCATTTTGCGAGCATCACGACCCAACTTCGCTGCTGGGTGACCAGGCCTATCTCCGCCAATATCTGTCTATAGTTCAGCGATATgcctccttggcctcaaCCCGTGCGATCCCCGGCAAGCTCGAGCCTAGTAAGCCATTGGCACTGCGGTGGAGGAACTCGGGTCTGGAAGCCATCAAGAGCGTTGCCTCGTCCGAGGCCCTGTCCTCGGTCACTACTCAGCAATACAGCGTGGCTATTCCCATGGTATTGGAGAATCTCTGGACGGACAATGAAGACTTTTTGGATATTCTGCACCAGCGAGCAGAAATGGACGACAAGATAGGAGGCTCGCCACTGCTAAGGAGGCGGACGAGTATCGCTACAGTGCAAACAGCCGGGACAGATGGGGAGCCAAACCCTATTGCGCTTGCCGGGACGGCTGTCGACGCGGACAAGCTGGCAGAGGAGGATATTGGTGTTCTGGCCATGCAATGCCTCAAGGAGATCTTTGTGGCCCCAAACCGGCCCCAGATCCATGCAGCAACTCTGGCTGTGTTGAAATTTATCGAGGAGCGAGTGAGCCAACGCGagccggtggtgaggacCGATATGCACGGAAAGGACAGCGGGTGGGCCATCAAGATCTTCTTGCTGGCTGCTCGCTGGACGCCGGTGGCCGATCGATTCACCATCCTGATAACAGCAATGGACATACTCGCTTCATATCCGCTGACCGATGAAACCCTGGAGCAGCATATCGTGATGGCGGCCATCATCGGCGCACTTCTGCGGTCTGACATCAACCTGATCGGCCTTAGTGTTATGGATATTCTGCTTCAGTTCATTGCTCACATTCGACGGCTCGTTCAAATGCCAGGGGACCCAAACAGCATGAGAAGCGAGCCTCTCAAGCCCGGCATGCCAGACCCGCGTTCGCCAGCGACTCTCGAGTTTGCCGAGAAGCTTGATCGAGCGGCCGCCGAGCGCAAGAACCTGCTTCTTCGACTGCAAGAGTGCATAGGAGACTTGGCCACGCACGTTTACTACGCGGACCAGATCTCTGATATGATCGCTGCAATTCTTGCCAAACTCAAGCCTGCGAGGTCGAATAGTATTTCTGGATCTCCACAGGGCGAGAAGGCGGACGGAACCCCTGGGTCATCGGCGAACACGCTTGCCGACGAGCAGCACATCGACTCTCTCTTCGCTCTTACCGTTGCAAAGATAGCAGCTCTGAGAGCCATCAAGTCTATTCTGCTGGTGGCAAATCCGAGGAGCAAGATGAGTGGCAATGTCGGGCTTTCCAGAAACCACGTGCCTGTTTCCACATGGGATGGCACTCAATGGCTGCTGAGGGATCCGGATGGACTCGTGCGCAAGGCATATGCCGATGCTTTGGTGACCTGGCTTGACCGAGAGACCACCAGCGCCGATGGGAAGGTCCGCGATGAGACGGCGAGATCGGCCGTGAAGAACAGGGATGCTCAGGCGGCATCGCTTGCGAGGAGGGCCGTCTCGAGCGCTTCTGCTCGGGAGAAGCCGGTCAAGACGCCACGGTCACAATTCCTGCAGCTCATCCATCTTGCCATATATGACAATGCTGTCCAGTATGTCGACTACGAGACTGACATGGTTTTGCTTCATGTTCTGCTCGCCAAGTTGGTCATCCGACTCGGCATCAATTCTGTCAGATATGGTCTGCCCATGATCTTCCGGCTCCAGGAGGATATCCAAGATGCCGAGACGCCGATTCAAAAGGTTCGCATCGGCAGCTTGGTCCATGGCTATCTGTGGATCTTGACCGAGAAGTTCGAGTTCGACGGCGTGCCTGTTGGGAGAGCTATCCACAACGAGATTGTGCGCCGCCGCAGCAAGAACTTCTGGGTGGAAGGCGTCAACGTTCCGGTTCCTGTGATGGAGCTGGTGGGGACACCTGGTATGGCCCGGCCGCAGCCAAGGTTACCGCTCAAGGAGATCGAATCCGAAGCGCTGCTTCCCTTTGATGAGCGTGACGCATTGGTTGATGCGGTGTGCGCTGGCTATCAGACGTTGACTACCTCGCCGCCTACGAGCCCGGCCGCTAGCCCCGGCAGGAGCTTTACTCACCCCATGCTGAGTGTTAACCTGAACGCGATCCCAACCATCGAGACGGAGAACAGGGTTCCAGACCATGTTCGCGAGCAAATGCATAACGAGTGGAGCCGTGATATTGTCTTGGCAGCTGTTCAGAATACTAGCAAATCCGCCTCTCTCGCCGGGTCGCGAACCACTGGCACCCGTAATGGAACTGGCGGAGGCCTTGCAATCAACGGCAACGGTCTTCGTCCAGACCGCATGTCTCCTCACGGCAGCAAGACGAACCTCCGTCCTTCCACATCGCCTGCGGGTCTACGAAAGTCGAGCTTGCGTAGTGGCCACTCGCCAGCCCGGACCAACACAACTGACGGTAAGGAGCAGGTGACCTCGGTAGAGCAGCTCAAGCTTGTCTTGTCTGGCCATCTTCAGCCACCATCTACCTCGCATGGCGCAGGGTTCCAGCCGCAGCATGACGATTCAAGCAGCGACAGCCTTGTCAGTTATGATCTGACACCGAGCGAGCTTTCGTTCAACCCTCCTGTTGCTGGCGAGATGGAGACAGTGCCGGAGGGAGCTGGTCTGGAGCTGGACAAGGTTCCCACCTACCACGAGCGCAAGTCTTCTCTTCCAGGGGGGCCTCTCAGCTCTCACCCGACGCACGAGGAGAATGAGGATCAAGACGGGAGAGTACCTCCGGTACCGAAGATTCCGGAGGGTGTGCCGGGAGTTCGGGTATATAAAACATCGGCTCATGATTTTGCGACTCTACCGAGGCCATCAACGTCGAAGCGGAGCCTCAAGAGCCGAAGTGGCGGTCAGGATCGGTCGCTCTCATCATCTTGGATGTCGGCCGAGGATAAGCTGCCGGTGATGGATCTCCAGGCGTTATTGAAAGGGATTGACAGTCATGGTGGAGACCAGCATTTGGGGGGCATCACGAAGCCTCCTTACTAG
- a CDS encoding hypothetical protein (CAZy:AA7; COG:C; EggNog:ENOG503P083): MIFSRGWLPGLTACLLSCSPLLTSASSSHKQQCKAIPGTPDWPSPASWKRLNESLAGRLLQPPPPGAVCHPGQPTYDAGECPNLLADWSKLDYHHTNPVSTYWNNWSNDTCLPYPGYPCSGQGYPLFVINATTARHVQLGVRFAKKHNIRLVVKNTGHDFIGRSSAPNSLSIWVHSLKDWKYHGEGFRPKRCKTTLPGTYLTAGSGSQMWDIYTRLDKMNQTIVGGGGKTVALGGYLTGGGHSLLSPYYGMAADHVVEIEAVTPLGEVITANSCQNQDIFWAILGGGGSTFAIPTLFTLKTHPTPRLSHLNILIITPLPNTSSIIFPLQAYITSQFPSLSTSGLSGYAFLLPPSTPFPLFPNITNGIGGFFMSCVVLQSSPSSFPQDILSLWDPVLSHINTTFPLSANNFTTLTIPTSYPSFLAYFAAHHDTTPAGTNILPGGRLLDAPALTRNLTALSETYSSLSRGPQPASSIIAAHLVSGPGVHTHPNRFKTSLLPSWRTSYLHVAIIGGIALTRVVFGESFPPLNETAKSEAYARVLGKDEIIKQLAPDTGAYMNEASPIEEKGWQQRLWGKNYDRLKRIKRTVDPTDVFWCTPCVGNERWKQVGDRLCRV; the protein is encoded by the exons ATGATATTCTCCCGAGGCTGGCTTCCGGGCCTCACTGCTTGCCTTCTATCATGTTCCCCTTTATTGACTTCggcctccagctcccacaAACAACAGTGCAAGGCCATCCCCGGCACGCCAGACTGGCCATCGCCAGCTTCTTGGAAGCGTCTCAATGAGTCACTCGCCGGACGACTGCtacagcctcctcctccaggaGCTGTCTGCCATCCCGGACAGCCGACCTACGACGCCGGAGAATGTCCCAACCTCCTTGCCGACTGGTCAAAACTCGACTACCACCATACCAACCCCGTCTCAACCTACTGGAACAACTGGAGCAATGATACCTGTCTTCCTTATCCGGGTTATCCATGCAGCGGTCAGGGATATCCTCTCTTCGTTATCAACGCGACCACGGCCCGGCATGTCCAACTAGGCGTTCGGTTTGCAAAGAAACACAACATTCGTCTCGTGGTCAAGAACACAGGTCATGATTTTATCGGCCGCTCCAGTGCCCCTAATTCGCTTTCGATTTGGGTTCATAGCCTGAAAGACTGGAAATACCATGGGGAAGGATTCCGTCCTAAGAGGTGCAAGACCACTCTCCCGGGGACATACCTGACAGCAGGCAGTGGCAGCCAAATGTGGGATATCTACACCCGCCTTGACAAGATGAACCAAACCAttgttggcggcggtggcaaAACAGTTGCCCTCGGTGGTTACCTCACCGGCGGTGGGCACTCCTTACTCTCTCCCTACTACGGCATGGCAGCAGACCACGTTGTCGAAATCGAAGCCGTGACCCCATTAGGTGAAGTCATCACCGCCAACTCTTGCCAAAACCAAGACATTTTCTGGGCCATCCTCGGC gGCGGCGGCTCAACCTTTGCAATCCCtaccctcttcaccctcaaaacccaccccacccccaggctctcccacctcaacatcctcatcatcacccccctccccaacacctcttccatcatcttccccctCCAAGCTTATATAACCTCACAATTCCCCTCTTTATCCACCTCCGGCCTCTCAGGCtacgccttcctcctccccccctccacccccttccctctcttccccaacatcaccaacggcATAGGCGGATTCTTCATGTCCTGCGTCGTCCTccaatcctccccctcctccttcccccaagACATACTCTCCCTCTGGGACCCCGTCCTATcccacatcaacaccaccttccccctctccgccaacaacttcaccaccctcacaatCCCCACCTCCTAcccttccttcctcgcctACTTCGCCGCCCACCACGACACAACCCCCGCCGGCACAAACATCCTCCCCGGCGGACGCCTCCTCGACGCGCCCGCCCTAACGCGCAACCTAACCGCCCTCTCGGAAACatactcctccctctcccgagGCCCCCAGCCGGCGAGCAGCATCATCGCCGCACATTTGGTCTCCGGACCAGGCGTGCACACCCACCCGAACCGGTTCAAAACCAGCCTTCTCCCCTCCTGGAGGACGAGCTATCTCCACGTTG CAATCATCGGTGGCATTGCGCTGACAAGGGTAGTCTTCGGCGAgtccttcccccccctcaacgaAACCGCAAAATCCGAGGCCTATGCACGAGTGCTGGGAAAAGACGAAATCATCAAACAGCTCGCCCCGGATACGGGTGCGTACATGAACGAG gcAAGCCCAATCGAAGAAAAAGGCTGGCAGCAAAGACTCTGGGGAAAAAACTACGACCGACT CAAACGCATCAAGCGCACCGTCGATCCCACCGACGTCTTCTGGTGCACCCCCTGCGTAGGCAACGAGCGCTGGAAACAAGTTGGAGACCGTCTCTGCCGCGTTTAA
- a CDS encoding hypothetical protein (EggNog:ENOG503P4ER), with protein MLRRRSLKSSSDLKRRKSTSSTRGVQLEHIDPALAQRDAQIAACQAYTRAQNRANAEMSLFPPTPESLPIRQGSKRNSKGRDDIGSSQLNREGEQGLRRQQSVRFVGPCSVQGKKSAGALGAEAGTTLRDHNSDFIAMHDDCGGHSVQSYILGNDIQLPSQSSHQPRRAPPPVPVTVMAADYLNVMVAEEESYTPEDDKASAPSSYRRLRRSRSMFSSETQSIRRDQDTPTPVMNGKSLNSRPLPGSQTRRLFHSEPKQPKVEMSVPQLRAPKSMSFLRNRHLLRSGSSSRRDNSTRVACVMEASDVENELSEAAEHGNNNPPGPKSAVLFGSRSRRGGSGMRKSLRSSSSESPPPENAPPALVEKPDGLKHKARKVSKSFRTKLKSFFSLSRSEEEPSSIPSQHIEAQKTHVIESFGNAITHTLNTEDDVQNDYDWRPIHNVPSKIPSLQNVPPNLHHSNKGSLESLRSESQRDRQVSEESALTSWVHSGPSTLTSQQQQQWKEWERQRLSVIKENGMHAPSSSVRRKALDARLFEQPTNGSTISAIPDTVTVDSQRVYSALVKRMKTLNEQVTQAVEQQPRAAWDFRETAPVIPVMDSESTPVVSQLGGNKESTNTPDDLPDTPTRVSRKTNPGDRQRLGIQGIAGSHRGYVDKARREAMGICAAFHVGRSILGSTDSDGSVTGIPEPSGKDGLPLFAPTTYHEDSTAEGSGSKGDLGPLGSPNSHLFRTGSPYRQALQRTMQEDQRAWNRPVPVYISNSLESDDCTQIRAPQEKGRRSGTDSGSEKDEDYTESIYSTDEAETVPAHATLGGCTSDQDSKVVGGHLPQPPVTYQPAGYRESSSVSSVDWKTWLSANIAKLESSPTPIKPAEVEFALPTMPKNFSRGHIREAAQLYNDDDADYFELPTRKPTLPTTPLAPVEPNILKLFPTQRSVKRTTPPSAMGRTLQENDSPGGPPPIPARSALRPSPLKISRPGTGRSTTAPSISSSPGLTAAVQKQFGPVSGYNGRGLSHRPSGKLREWTPSSAGTRAFI; from the coding sequence ATGCTGCGTCGACGTAGCCTCAAGTCCAGCTCGGATCTCAAACGCCGCAAGTCTACCTCTTCGACACGTGGGGTCCAACTAGAACACATTGATCCTGCATTGGCCCAGCGGGACGCCCAGATCGCTGCCTGTCAAGCCTACACCCGGGCACAAAACCGAGCGAACGCAGAGATGTCCCTCTTTCCCCCGACCCCCGAATCACTACCCATCCGCCAGGGATCCAAACGCAACAGCAAGGGCCGGGATGACATTGGCTCCTCTCAACTCAACCGTGAGGGTGAACAAGGCCTTCGCCGTCAGCAGAGTGTGCGTTTCGTGGGCCCATGTTCTGTGCAAGGGAAGAAATCGGCAGGCGCACTCGGGGCCGAGGCTGGAACCACCTTGAGAGACCACAATTCAGACTTCATTGCTATGCACGATGATTGTGGCGGCCACAGCGTCCAAAGCTACATTCTCGGAAACGACATTCAACTGCCGAGCCAGTCATCTCACCAACCACGCAGGGCACCACCTCCAGTTCCCGTGACCGTGATGGCAGCCGACTACCTGAACGTCATGGTAGCCGAGGAGGAAAGCTATACCCCTGAAGACGACAAAGCCTCGGCTCCATCATCATACCGCCGTCTTCGCAGGTCTAGATCGATGTTTAGCTCCGAGACTCAAAGTATCAGACGGGATCAAGACACTCCCACACCAGTCATGAATGGGAAGTCTCTCAACTCGCGGCCGTTGCCCGGGTCACAAACCCGCCGACTCTTTCACTCCGAGCCGAAGCAACCAAAGGTAGAAATGTCCGTTCCACAGCTGCGAGCCCCAAAGTCAATGAGCTTTCTTCGAAATCGGCACCTTCTTCGGTCTGGGTCTAGCAGCCGTCGTGATAACAGCACAAGGGTTGCATGTGTGATGGAAGCTTCTGATGTAGAGAATGAGTTGTCTGAGGCAGCTGAGCATGGCAACAATAACCCTCCCGGTCCCAAGTCGGCAGTACTGTTTGGGTCAAGGAGTCGAAGGGGCGGATCAGGGATGCGCAAGTCGcttcgcagcagcagctcagaGTCACCGCCACCAGAGAACGCGCCGCCTGCTCTGGTCGAGAAGCCAGACGGCCTCAAACACAAAGCTAGGAAGGTTTCCAAATCTTTCAGGACCAAGCTCAAGAGTTTTTTCAGTCTATCCAGGTCCGAGGAAGAACCGTCGTCTATTCCGAGCCAGCACATCGAAGCCCAAAAAACACACGTGATTGAGAGCTTCGGAAACGCTATAACCCATACGTTGAACACTGAAGATGATGTCCAGAACGACTATGACTGGAGACCGATTCACAACGTCCCGTCCAAGATTCCTTCCCTCCAAAATGTACCGCCAAATCTTCATCACTCCAACAAGGGCAGCCTGGAAAGTCTCAGGAGCGAAAGTCAGAGAGACCGCCAGGTCTCGGAAGAGTCTGCTCTGACAAGCTGGGTACACTCTGGCCCCAGTACACTGAcaagtcaacaacagcagcagtggaaggagtgggagaggCAGCGCCTTTCCGTTATCAAGGAGAATGGCATGCAcgccccttcctcttctgtcAGAAGAAAGGCGTTGGATGCTCGCCTATTCGAACAGCCGACAAACGGCAGCACTATCAGTGCCATACCTGACACAGTGACTGTCGACAGCCAACGCGTCTACTCAGCTTTGGTGAAACGAATGAAAACTCTCAATGAGCAAGTCACACAAGCAGTCGAACAGCAACCTAGGGCAGCTTGGGATTTTCGGGAGACTGCACCAGTTATTCCCGTCATGGATTCAGAGTCAACACCAGTAGTATCACAGCTTGGGGGAAACAAGGAGAGCACAAACACCCCGGATGATTTACCTGACACTCCCACCCGTGTCTCACGAAAAACCAATCCTGGCGACAGACAGAGGCTTGGTATCCAAGGAATCGCCGGCTCTCACCGTGGGTATGTCGACAAAGCTAGGAGAGAAGCCATGGGAATCTGCGCCGCCTTCCACGTTGGGAGATCAATCCTTGGTTCCACAGACAGCGATGGGTCTGTGACGGGAATTCCTGAGCCATCGGGAAAAGACGGATTGCCATTGTTTGCACCGACAACATATCATGAGGACTCGACAGCAGAGGGAAGTGGTTCCAAGGGAGATTTGGGGCCTTTGGGAAGCCCCAACTCTCATTTATTCAGAACAGGCAGTCCTTACCGCCAAGCTCTTCAGCGGACTATGCAGGAAGATCAGAGGGCTTGGAATCGACCAGTTCCTGTCTACATCTCTAACAGTCTGGAGTCAGACGACTGCACGCAGATACGTGCTCCACAGGAGAAGGGCCGACGATCGGGAACCGACTCGGGTTCCgagaaggatgaggattATACGGAGAGCATATACTCAACAGACGAGGCGGAAACAGTCCCGGCCCATGCGACCTTGGGTGGCTGCACTAGCGATCAAGATTCaaaggttgtgggtggtCATCTACCACAGCCCCCAGTCACGTACCAACCCGCCGGCTATCGAGAGAGCTCATCGGTCAGCTCGGTGGACTGGAAGACGTGGTTATCAGCCAACATAGCCAAACTCGAATCATCGCCCACCCCTATCAAGCCTGCAGAGGTTGAGTTTGCCTTGCCAACCATGCCCAAGAACTTTTCTCGGGGGCATATTCGGGAGGCCGCCCAACTTTACAATGATGATGACGCCGACTATTTTGAGCTTCCTACGCGAAAGCCAACGCTTCCTACGACGCCACTTGCGCCTGTGGAGCCAAACATTTTGAAACTGTTTCCTACTCAGAGGTCTGTCAAGCGAACTACACCACCGTCAGCCATGGGTAGGACGCTTCAGGAAAATGACAGCCCCGGTggccccccccccatccctgCTCGGAGTGCATTGCGGCCTTCTCCGTTGAAGATTTCACGTCCCGGCACAGGAAGGTCAACGACTGCGCCATCGATTAGTTCGAGCCCGGGCTTGACAGCAGCAGTACAGAAGCAGTTTGGGCCTGTGTCGGGGTATAATGGACGAGGGCTTAGTCACCGCCCGAGTGGGAAGTTGAGAGAATGGACGCCAAGTAGTGCCGGGACTCGGGCATTTATATGA
- the PRB1 gene encoding proteinase B (EggNog:ENOG503NUCW; COG:O; MEROPS:MER0000356) — protein sequence MKGYAILSLAAAAAAAPSASIETIHGEAAPILSSANAEVIPNAYIVKFKKHVTEEKVSDHHTWIQELHTTRENERIDLKKRGQFPLVDDVFHGLKHTYKVGSGFLGYAGHFDEETIEKVRRHPDVEYIERDSIVHTMRVIEDAKCDSEIEKAAPWGLARISHRDTLGFSTFNKYLYAAEGGEGVDAYVIDTGTNVDHVDFDGRAKWGKTIPSGDADVDGNGHGTHCSGTIAGKKYGVAKKANVYAVKVLRSNGSGTMSDVVAGVEWAAKSHIQAVKEAKDGKRKGFKGSVANMSLGGGKTKTLDDTVNAAVSVGIHFAVAAGNDNADACNYSPAAAAKAVTVGASGIDDSRAYFSNYGKCTDIFAPGLSILSTWIGSKYATNTISGTSMASPHIAGLLAYYLSLQPATDSEYSLAPITPEKLKDNLLKIATEDALTDMPKGTPNLLAWNGAGCNNYTAIVEAGGYKVKKTKGIKADFDVSKLEELIENEYDVISGQVVKGVSSLSEKARKFSKKIHEMVDEELKEFLEELA from the exons ATGAAGGGCTACGCCATTCTCTCGCTCGCggccgctgctgccgcggCGCCAAGTGCTTCGATTGAAACCATCCATGGCGAGGCTGCGCCCATTCTTTCCTCCGCCAACGCCGAGGTCATCCCAAATGCCTACATTGTCAAGTTCAAGAAGCACGTAACTGAGGAGAAGGTGTCGGATCACCACACTTGGATCCAGGAGCTCCACACCACTCGTGAGAACGAGCGGATAGACCTCAAGAAGCGTGGTCAGTTCCCTCTGGTTGACGATGTCTTCCACGGCTTGAAGCACACCTACAAGGTCGGCTCCGGGTTCCTTGGTTATGCTGGCCACTTCGATGAGGAGACCATCGAGAAGGTCCGGAGGCACCCTGAT GTCGAGTACATCGAGCGTGACAGCATTGTCCACACCATGCGTGTGATTGAGGATGCCAAGTGCGACAGCGAGATTGAGAAGGCCGCCCCTTGGGGTCTGGCTCGTATCTCTCACCGTGATACTCTGGGCTTCTCCACCTTCAACAAGTACTTGTACGCCgctgagggtggtgagggtgttgatgccTACGTTATTGACACTGGCACCAACGTCGACCACGTCGATTTCGATGGCCGTGCCAAGTGGGGCAAGACCATCCCCTCCGGCGATGCCGATGTCGATGGCAATGGCCACGGCACTCACTGCTCCGGCACCATCGCCGGCAAGAAGTATGGTGtcgccaagaaggccaacgTCTATGCCGTCAAGGTCCTTCGCTCTAACGGCTCCGGCACCATGTCTGATGTCGTCGCCGGTGTGGAGTGGGCTGCCAAGTCTCACATCCAGGCCgtcaaggaggccaaggatgGCAAGCGCAAGGGCTTCAAGGGCTCCGTCGCCAACATGTctcttggtggtggcaagACCAAGACTCTCGATGACACTGTGAACGCCGCCGTCTCTGTCGGCATTCACttcgccgtcgccgccggcaACGACAACGCTGATGCCTGCAACTACTcgccagctgctgctgccaaggccGTCACGGTCGGTGCCTCTGGCATTGATGACAGCCGTGCCTACTTCTCCAACTATGGCAAGTGCACTGATATCTTCGCCCCCGGTCTCAGCATTCTTTCCACCTGGATCGGCAGCAAATacgccaccaacaccatctccgGCACTTCCATGGCCTCTCCCCATATCGCTGGTCTCTTGGCCTACTACCTTTCTCTTCAGCCCGCCACCGACTCTGAGTACTCTCTTGctcccatcacccccgagaagctcaaggacAACCTTCTCAAGATCGCCACTGAGGATGCCCTCACCGACATGCCCAAGggcacccccaacctcctcgcctggAACGGTGCTGGTTGCAACAACTACACTGCCATCGTCGAGGCTGGCGGCTACAAGGTCAAGAAGACCAAGGGCATCAAGGCTGACTTTGATGTCTCCAAGCTTGAGGAGCTTATCGAGAACGAGTACGATGTCATCTCGGGCCAGGTCGTGAAGGGTGTCTCTTCCCTCTCCGAGAAGGCCCGCAAGTTCTCCAAGAAGATCCACgagatggtggatgaggagctcaaggagttCCTTGAGGAGCTCGCTTAA